The Anaerobranca gottschalkii DSM 13577 genome includes a window with the following:
- a CDS encoding 4Fe-4S binding protein: MIAYIKPSKCDKSPFCPAKRVCPVNAIYFDETINSYKVDEEKCIGCGKCAKVCPQRAIEMI; this comes from the coding sequence TTGATAGCATATATAAAACCTTCTAAGTGTGACAAATCTCCTTTTTGCCCAGCTAAAAGGGTTTGTCCTGTTAATGCCATTTATTTTGATGAGACAATTAATTCTTATAAAGTTGATGAAGAAAAATGTATTGGTTGTGGTAAATGTGCTAAAGTTTGCCCACAAAGGGCCATAGAAATGATTTAA
- the spoIIP gene encoding stage II sporulation protein P yields MKSKVIIVLFTIFLFSFSGIVLAENELEDGSYYTLYDENNNVLLRTGIVIHVGDKFIDHNNIHYVVYKVDSVNLKAWAKKIDPDEVTTFTISNFAQLKGADQRRIGLYYTHSGESYVPSDGYAQTDRRRGGIYKVGERLAQRLEELEVEVINNRRTHFPYAGSYRRSRRTAKEIIDKKVDAIFDVHRDATPVNEYLEEINGEKITQVLIVVGRQNPAFKVNEEFALKLKAVGDEMYPKLVKGIFYARGGYNQDLHPRALLLEIGAHTNKREHAERGAELFAEVITKTLYGDLEVPKATEELEENPKSLEEEENNDPPKVQSTVNSGGTGRGGLLKGMMIVLLLTVIGGGGYLLISVGDTREIERKIRNFLSKEFANALIGKKGKKEK; encoded by the coding sequence TTGAAATCCAAAGTTATTATAGTCTTATTTACAATTTTTCTCTTTTCTTTTTCTGGTATAGTACTTGCAGAAAATGAATTAGAAGATGGTAGTTATTATACTTTATACGATGAGAATAATAATGTCTTATTAAGGACTGGGATAGTTATCCACGTTGGAGATAAATTCATCGATCATAACAATATTCATTATGTAGTATATAAAGTAGATTCGGTAAATTTAAAAGCCTGGGCAAAAAAAATAGATCCAGATGAAGTAACAACATTTACTATAAGTAATTTTGCCCAATTAAAAGGAGCAGATCAAAGGAGAATAGGACTATATTATACCCATAGTGGAGAAAGCTATGTTCCTTCTGATGGCTATGCCCAAACGGATAGAAGGCGAGGTGGCATATACAAAGTAGGAGAAAGACTAGCTCAAAGGTTGGAAGAACTAGAAGTAGAAGTTATAAATAATCGTCGTACCCATTTTCCTTATGCTGGATCCTATCGCCGGTCTAGAAGAACGGCAAAGGAAATAATAGATAAAAAAGTAGATGCTATTTTTGATGTTCATCGGGATGCTACACCAGTAAATGAATATTTAGAAGAAATAAATGGTGAAAAAATTACTCAAGTTTTAATAGTTGTTGGCAGACAAAATCCAGCTTTCAAAGTAAATGAAGAATTTGCTTTAAAATTAAAAGCAGTGGGAGATGAAATGTATCCTAAGCTTGTTAAAGGTATTTTTTATGCTCGAGGTGGGTACAATCAAGATTTACATCCTAGGGCTTTATTGTTGGAAATAGGAGCCCATACAAATAAAAGGGAGCATGCAGAAAGGGGAGCAGAGCTTTTTGCAGAAGTCATTACTAAAACCCTATATGGAGATTTAGAGGTACCAAAAGCTACGGAAGAACTAGAAGAAAACCCTAAATCATTGGAAGAAGAGGAAAACAATGACCCTCCTAAAGTACAATCCACTGTAAACAGTGGTGGCACTGGAAGAGGAGGACTATTAAAAGGCATGATGATAGTTTTATTATTAACAGTTATAGGTGGAGGGGGCTATTTACTAATTAGTGTAGGAGATACTCGGGAGATAGAAAGAAAAATCAGGAATTTTCTATCAAAGGAATTTGCTAATGCTTTAATTGGGAAAAAAGGTAAAAAGGAAAAGTAA
- a CDS encoding PTS sugar transporter subunit IIC, with protein MFLKFFLAALISAITYIDATAVGQTMISRPIVSAPIIGLILGDLQTGILVGVLLELLWVGTLPVGATVPPESTFAAVNTVAIAILTGFTDVSSLILIFIFLIPFLYIASFFEDKIRGKNNKLTIIAEKLIEEGKLDKLVRLHFLGLSRFFSKTFIISLIAVTIGYYIIPPVYQDLPQSFYNTLEIGGKILPILGVAVVIDLLINKRNLYFLFLGLLLGLFNVNLWLLLLISIVAVILYLLFLRGGDFE; from the coding sequence ATGTTTTTGAAGTTTTTTTTAGCAGCCTTGATTTCTGCAATTACATATATTGATGCAACAGCTGTAGGACAAACTATGATTTCTCGCCCCATAGTTTCAGCACCTATTATTGGTTTAATTTTAGGTGATTTACAAACTGGTATTTTAGTTGGAGTATTGTTGGAATTATTATGGGTTGGTACACTACCTGTAGGTGCAACAGTACCACCGGAATCAACTTTTGCCGCTGTAAATACAGTGGCTATTGCTATCCTAACTGGTTTTACCGATGTAAGTAGTTTAATCTTAATATTTATCTTTTTAATACCATTTCTTTACATAGCTAGTTTTTTTGAGGATAAAATTAGAGGTAAAAATAACAAATTGACTATAATAGCTGAAAAACTAATAGAAGAAGGGAAACTAGATAAATTAGTCCGATTACATTTTTTAGGTTTGTCTCGATTTTTTAGCAAAACATTTATCATTTCCTTAATTGCAGTTACAATAGGTTATTATATCATCCCCCCAGTTTACCAAGATTTACCACAATCCTTTTATAATACATTGGAAATAGGAGGCAAAATACTACCTATTTTAGGGGTCGCAGTAGTTATAGATTTATTGATAAACAAAAGAAATCTGTATTTTTTATTTTTGGGTTTACTCTTAGGATTATTTAATGTTAATCTTTGGTTATTATTGCTAATTAGTATTGTTGCTGTAATCCTTTACCTTTTATTTTTAAGGGGGGGAGATTTTGAATAA
- a CDS encoding PTS system mannose/fructose/sorbose family transporter subunit IID, giving the protein MNKFYLLVKTVFRSMFIQGSMNFERMHNLGIVYILLPALKAIYKDEEKLKEVLKGHLEFYNCHPYMSSFVLGTVIKLEEKRQRGELPNPKFISQVKTGMMGPLAAMGDLFFWRTLRPMAAVIAVTFALNGYLYAPLIFLVLYNIPHIYIRIVGVFLGYKEDIKIINKVQSFNVNNIVKAFGAVGIFFSAVLFASIINWDIITISAFYYFAVLLFALFFLRRGIKVLNVFAIFMVITFIFQIIKG; this is encoded by the coding sequence TTGAATAAATTTTATCTCTTAGTAAAAACAGTATTTAGAAGTATGTTTATTCAAGGTTCCATGAACTTTGAAAGGATGCATAACCTAGGAATAGTTTATATTTTATTACCAGCATTAAAGGCTATTTATAAAGATGAAGAGAAATTAAAGGAAGTTCTTAAAGGGCACTTAGAGTTTTATAATTGCCATCCATATATGTCATCATTTGTATTGGGAACTGTTATAAAATTAGAAGAGAAAAGACAAAGGGGTGAATTACCTAATCCAAAGTTTATCAGTCAAGTGAAAACTGGAATGATGGGACCATTAGCTGCGATGGGAGACTTGTTTTTTTGGCGTACTTTACGACCAATGGCAGCAGTTATTGCTGTAACCTTTGCTTTAAATGGATATCTATATGCTCCTTTGATCTTTTTAGTACTATATAATATACCCCATATCTATATCCGGATTGTTGGGGTATTTTTAGGGTATAAAGAAGATATAAAAATTATCAATAAAGTACAATCCTTTAATGTCAATAATATTGTTAAGGCATTTGGGGCAGTTGGTATCTTTTTCTCAGCAGTTCTTTTTGCTAGTATAATTAATTGGGATATTATTACAATTTCAGCATTTTACTATTTTGCTGTTTTGTTATTTGCTTTGTTTTTCCTTAGAAGAGGAATTAAAGTGTTAAATGTTTTTGCTATCTTTATGGTAATTACTTTTATTTTTCAAATAATAAAGGGATAA
- a CDS encoding phosphatase, translated as MKIVADLHTHTIASGHAYSTLLEMAKAASDKGLEMLATTDHGPNMPGAPHPYYFGNMRVVPKEIYGVEILRGVEANILDEQGNIDLPLHFQRNLDILLGGFHFPCYNSGSVEENTRAAIHAMIHSKIDVLVHPGNPEFQLDAEKVVQAAKENNVLIEINNSSLGEGSRKGSYDNCLEIAKAVAKYNWIVSLGSDAHIVFDVGNFSKALTLIEKAGLTEENIINTDIKKIKEFLKSRKRPRFIEG; from the coding sequence TTGAAAATAGTAGCAGATTTGCATACCCATACCATAGCAAGTGGTCATGCTTATAGTACTTTATTGGAAATGGCTAAAGCTGCCAGTGATAAAGGGTTAGAAATGTTGGCCACTACAGATCATGGACCGAATATGCCGGGAGCACCACACCCCTATTATTTTGGTAATATGAGGGTTGTTCCTAAGGAAATATATGGTGTGGAAATTCTTAGGGGTGTAGAAGCTAATATCTTGGATGAGCAGGGAAATATCGATTTACCCCTTCATTTTCAAAGGAACCTCGATATCTTGTTAGGTGGGTTCCACTTCCCTTGTTATAATTCAGGTAGTGTAGAAGAAAACACAAGGGCTGCAATCCATGCTATGATCCATTCTAAAATCGATGTTTTAGTACATCCAGGAAATCCTGAATTTCAGTTAGATGCAGAGAAGGTAGTTCAAGCAGCTAAAGAAAATAATGTATTAATAGAGATAAATAATAGTTCTTTAGGGGAAGGAAGTAGAAAGGGAAGTTATGATAATTGCTTAGAGATAGCCAAGGCTGTTGCCAAGTATAATTGGATAGTATCTTTAGGAAGTGATGCCCATATTGTTTTTGATGTGGGGAACTTTAGTAAAGCATTAACATTAATTGAAAAAGCTGGGTTAACAGAGGAAAATATAATTAATACTGATATTAAAAAAATAAAAGAGTTTTTAAAATCTCGAAAAAGACCAAGATTCATTGAAGGTTAA
- a CDS encoding ROK family protein, which translates to MEELIIGVDLGGTNIAAALVKKDGSIIKKISNPTEANKGKDVVITNLIATIEELLGYVDHNKKIKGIGIGIPGVCDIEKGLVKFAPNLFWENVEIVKILESKFNLPVFIDNDANAAALGEVWCGAGKGKRDIVCITLGTGVGCGIILNGEIFHGAGNGAGELGHITVKEDGPKCNCGNNGCLEVLVAAPAIAKKGKDALLKGDTLLRDITDLEKLTAKDVFDAAKKGDKICLDIIKDVANNLGLAIANVINILNPQMIIIGGGVAAAGDILFKPLEEVVAKRALKDLYKDVEIVPAQLGNDAGIIGAAALVK; encoded by the coding sequence ATGGAAGAGTTAATTATTGGTGTCGATTTAGGAGGTACAAACATTGCTGCAGCTTTAGTAAAAAAAGATGGTAGTATTATAAAGAAAATTTCTAACCCTACAGAAGCAAACAAGGGTAAAGATGTTGTAATAACTAATTTAATAGCTACTATTGAGGAACTGTTAGGTTATGTAGACCATAATAAAAAAATAAAAGGTATTGGTATCGGAATACCAGGTGTTTGTGATATAGAAAAAGGTCTAGTTAAATTTGCACCAAACCTTTTTTGGGAAAATGTTGAGATAGTGAAGATATTAGAAAGCAAGTTTAATTTGCCAGTCTTTATTGACAATGATGCCAATGCCGCTGCCTTAGGAGAAGTATGGTGTGGGGCTGGTAAAGGGAAAAGAGACATTGTCTGCATTACCCTTGGTACTGGAGTAGGTTGTGGAATTATTTTAAATGGAGAAATTTTTCACGGGGCAGGCAATGGTGCTGGAGAATTAGGACATATAACTGTAAAGGAAGATGGTCCTAAATGTAATTGTGGAAATAATGGGTGTTTAGAGGTATTAGTAGCTGCACCAGCTATAGCAAAAAAGGGTAAAGATGCTTTGTTAAAGGGTGATACTTTATTAAGGGATATCACTGATTTAGAAAAATTAACGGCTAAAGATGTATTTGATGCTGCCAAAAAAGGAGATAAAATCTGTCTAGATATAATTAAGGATGTGGCTAATAATTTGGGATTAGCTATTGCCAATGTCATAAATATATTAAATCCTCAAATGATCATCATTGGTGGCGGAGTAGCGGCAGCAGGGGATATCTTGTTTAAACCTTTAGAAGAAGTTGTTGCTAAAAGGGCCTTGAAAGATTTATATAAAGATGTAGAAATAGTTCCTGCCCAATTAGGAAATGATGCAGGAATTATTGGAGCTGCAGCATTGGTTAAATAA
- a CDS encoding PHP domain-containing protein, with amino-acid sequence MKIIGDYHTHTKYSHGKGTIEENVVMAIKRGLKEIGIAEHGPRVLFVGVSEKKLHKIADEIEILRTKYKEIKILFNIEANLLDIHGNIDVPPSILPRLDMLLLGFHPNILPTYHYLPLVYNNFLASLSSQNLEKARDLNTTALVNAVNKYKIDIITHPGHRIHIDTGRLAKACANRKTALEINCRQGQKIEDFVEVALKEGVKFYINTDAHKPEDVGNFHEGIEIAKKLKIPKEFIVNCN; translated from the coding sequence TTGAAAATAATAGGTGATTATCATACCCATACAAAATATAGTCACGGGAAGGGAACTATAGAAGAAAATGTAGTTATGGCAATTAAGAGAGGTTTAAAAGAAATTGGAATTGCTGAACATGGGCCTAGAGTTTTATTTGTGGGAGTATCAGAAAAAAAATTACATAAAATTGCCGATGAAATAGAAATTTTAAGAACAAAGTATAAAGAGATAAAAATTCTCTTTAATATTGAAGCTAATCTCTTGGATATTCATGGTAATATTGATGTTCCTCCTAGTATTTTACCTCGTCTAGATATGTTACTTTTAGGCTTTCATCCCAATATACTCCCTACTTATCATTATTTGCCTTTAGTATATAACAACTTTTTAGCTTCTCTCAGTTCCCAAAATTTAGAAAAGGCTCGAGATCTTAATACAACGGCTTTAGTTAATGCTGTTAATAAATATAAAATTGATATTATTACCCATCCTGGCCATAGAATCCATATAGATACTGGTCGTTTAGCAAAGGCTTGTGCTAATAGGAAAACTGCTTTAGAAATAAATTGCCGACAGGGTCAGAAAATCGAAGACTTTGTAGAGGTAGCTTTAAAAGAAGGGGTAAAATTTTATATAAATACAGATGCCCATAAACCTGAAGATGTGGGGAATTTTCATGAAGGAATAGAAATTGCTAAAAAGCTAAAGATACCTAAAGAATTCATCGTTAACTGTAACTGA
- the rapZ gene encoding RNase adapter RapZ: protein MEFVIVTGMSGAGKTLALRSFEDLGYFCIDNLPPALIPKFADLCAQSEGNITKVAIVVDIRGGQFFKDLNFILQNNGFQFKILFLEAKDDVLIRRFKETRRTHPLALDDRIIDGIAKEREMLEGLRDKANIVIDTSDFTGHQLIAKIKELFKGTDTKDLLITIISFGFKYGIPLDSDMVFDVRFLPNPFYDENLKNYTGNDKNVQDYIMAAKQTSVFLRKLEDMIDFLIPYYKEEGKSQLIISIGCTGGKHRSVTVANKLKEKLQRDGKLAKTFHRDIDKGK from the coding sequence ATGGAATTTGTTATTGTTACAGGAATGTCTGGAGCAGGGAAAACATTGGCATTGAGGAGTTTTGAAGACCTGGGGTATTTTTGTATTGATAATCTTCCCCCTGCCCTCATTCCCAAATTTGCTGACCTTTGTGCTCAATCGGAAGGTAATATCACAAAAGTAGCAATTGTAGTAGATATTCGGGGAGGTCAGTTTTTTAAAGATTTAAATTTTATCTTACAAAATAATGGCTTCCAATTTAAAATTCTCTTTTTGGAAGCTAAAGATGATGTATTAATAAGGCGTTTTAAAGAAACCCGTAGAACCCATCCTTTAGCTTTAGATGATAGAATAATTGATGGTATTGCTAAAGAAAGGGAAATGTTGGAGGGGCTTAGGGATAAAGCTAATATAGTTATAGATACATCGGATTTCACTGGACATCAATTAATTGCTAAAATAAAAGAACTTTTTAAAGGTACTGATACAAAGGATTTATTGATAACTATTATTTCCTTTGGTTTTAAATATGGAATTCCCTTAGATTCTGATATGGTCTTTGATGTTCGTTTTTTACCTAACCCTTTCTACGATGAAAATTTAAAAAATTACACTGGAAATGATAAAAATGTTCAAGATTATATTATGGCAGCTAAGCAGACATCGGTCTTTTTGCGTAAATTAGAAGATATGATCGACTTTTTGATTCCTTACTACAAAGAAGAAGGCAAAAGTCAATTAATTATCTCTATTGGCTGTACTGGTGGAAAACATCGTTCTGTAACAGTAGCTAATAAATTAAAGGAAAAATTACAAAGGGATGGGAAATTAGCCAAAACATTCCATAGAGATATTGATAAAGGAAAATAA